CTAGCGCCATCGACCTTCAGCGTCTGCGTCAGGAAGAACAGCGCATAGAACTGGCCCGTGTACCAGACAACTGCCTGGCCAGCCGTCACGCCAATCAGAGCCAGAATCACGATCTTAAGATTCTTCCATTGGCCGAACGCTTCCGACAGCGGTGCCTTGGACGTCTTGCCTTCAGCCTTGATGCGCTCGAAAGCCGGCGACTCGTGCAGCTGCATCCGGATCCACACCGAGATGCCGAGCAGCACCAGCGATGCAACGAACGGAATGCGCCAGCCCCATGTGCCGAATGCGTCTTCGCCCATTGCCGTGCGCACGCCGAGAATGACGAGCAGCGACAGGAACAGGCCGAGTGTCGCCGTCGTCTGGATCCACGCGGTGTAGAAGCCGCGCCGGTTGGCGGGCGCGTGTTCCGCGACGTAGGTCGCGGCGCCGCCGTACTCGCCGCCCAGGGCGAGACCCTGCAGCAGACGCATCGCGATGAAGATCACCGGCGACGCCATGCCGATCGCCGCATAGCCCGGCAGGAAGCCGACCACGCAGGTCGACAGGCCCATGATGACGATCGTGATCAGGAACGTGTACTTGCGCCCGACCATGTCGCCGAGCCGCCCGAACACCAGCGCGCCGAACGGACGCACCGCGAAGCCGGCTGCGAAGCCGAGGAGGGTAAAGATGAACGCAGCCGTCGGATTGACGCCTGAGAAAAAGCTCTTGCTAATGAAAGCCGCGAGCGAGCCGGCCAGGTAAAAGTCGTACCACTCGAAAACCGTCCCCAACGATGACGCGAAGATTACCCGTTTCTCTTCTTTCGTCATCGGCGCGTGCGAGATTTGCCCGCTTACGGTAGCCATATGTCGTCTCCAGTATTGATATAAGTCGCGGCTCGCCAGGTCGGGCGGGTCCGTCTAGCGATTATTGGAGCGGAAACTTACGGCGTTCTGACTCGGGAAGGGTTTGTTTAAGAGTGTCGGAAATCGCGGAATGTCGGGCTTAATGCGTGCAATGTCGGCTATCACGGGGCTTATGGCGACGAAACCGGTGTGATGTGATGGCTGACAGAAATGCGTGAAACTGACGGATTAGGGTAAGTCCCGTACAGGGTCCATCATCCTCAAACTGACACGAACCAGCGTTCCGGCGAGGCGCGGCGACGTCTGATAGACGTTGTCCTCGATCGAAAGCGTGCCGCCGTGCATGGTCGCGATTTCGCGGACGATCGCGAGGCCCAGCCCGCTGCCGTCGCCTTCGCGCCCGAGAATGCGGTAGAAGCGCTCGACTACGCGTTCGCGCTCGGCGGCCGGAATGCCGAGGCCTGTGTCCTCGACCTCCAGATGAGCCATGCGGGCCGCATCGTCGCGCCGCACCCTCACGGTGATCCGTCCACCGGCGGGCGTGTAGCGGATCGCGTTGTCGATCAGGTTCGACAGCATCTCGCGCAACATCACGGGGTTGCCTTCTACTTCAATCGCCTCGTCGGGCGATTCCGGGCCTTCGTAGCCGAGATCCATCTGCTTGGCGAGCGCGGGCTGGACCCAGTCGCGCACGGCGCTGCGGGCAACGTCGCCAATCTCGACGGGCGTGAATATCTGGCCGGACATGCGGTTTTCCGCGCGCGCGAGCGCAAGCAGCTGCGTGACGAGCCGCGCGGCGTGCTCCGAACTCGTCGCGATCTGCTCGAGCGAGCGATGCACTTCCGCCGACGCCTCCTGCCGCAGCGCCAGCTCGGCTTGCGTGCGCAAGCCCGCAAGCGGCGTCTTCATCTGATGCGCGGCATCGGCGATGAAGCGCTTTTGCAGTTCCATGTTCTGTTCGAGACGCGTCAGCAGATCATTGAACGACGTGACCAGCGGCTCGATTTCCGGCGGCGCGCGGCGTGCTTCGAGCGGCGACAGGTCGTCGGGGCGCCGCGCGCGGATGTGCGCCTGTAGCGCGTGCAGCGGAGCGAGACCGCGCGACAGCCCGAACCACACGAGCAGGATCGCGAGCGGGAGGATCACGAACTGCGGCAGGATCACGCCCTTGATGATGTCGTTGGCGAGCGCGCTGCGTTTGTCGAGCGTTTCGGCTACCTGCACGAGCACCGGCTGCGCGCCTGGCGTCTGCGGAAACTCGACGGTCGTGTACGCGACGCGAATGTCGTTGCCGCGCAGCATGTCGTCGCGAAATTCGACGATGCCCGGCTGAGGCCGGTCTTCCTCACGCGGCAGCGGCATGTCGCGGTCGCCCGCGACCAGCTCGCCACGCGTGCCGAGCACCTGATAGAACACGCTATCTATATTGTCGGCACGAAGAAAATCACGCGTCGAATCGGGCAGCGTCAGTTCGGCGATGCCATTGACGGGGTGAATCTGCCGCGCGAGCACGTAGGCGTCGGTTTCGAGCGCGCGATCGAACGGTCCGTTCGCAATCGATTTCGCCACCAGATAAGTGACGGCAAGACTCATCGGCCAGAGCAGCAGCAACGGCGCGAGCATCCAGTCGAGGATTTCGCCGAACAGCGAACGCGGACGCGTCTCCGCAGCCGCCTCGGATTCATCGGGCGGCGCGAAAGGATTCGCGTAGCGCGCGTCGCGGACTTCGTCGAGATCCGCCGCGTGCGCCGTGGCGCGCGGTGCGCGGACGGACATGGAACGCCTTTACTTGAAGTAGTGGCTTGCGGGCATGGCAGCGGGCGCGTCGGACGGCTCGGACTGCTGCGCCGGCGTCTGCGGCGCGGCCTTCTCCAGACAGTAACCCAACCCGCGCACGGTGATGATGCGCACGCCGCTCGGTTCGATCTTCTTGCGCAGCCGGTGCACGTAGACTTCGATCGCGTTGTTGCTGACCTCTTCGCCCCATTCGCACAAGTGATCGACCAGCTGTTCCTTCGATACCAGCCGCCCGATCCGCTGCAACAGGACTTCGAGCAATCCTAGCTCACGCGCGGACAGATCGATAACCTGCTCATTGGCATAGGCAATCCGGCCGACCTGATCGAACGACAGCGAGCCGTGCTTGACGACGGTCGGGCCGCCGCCCGCGCCGCGGCGCGTGAGGGCGCGCACGCGGGCTTCGAGCTCGTTCAGCGCGAAGGGCTTGGCCATGTAATCGTCGGCGCCGAGATCGAGGCCTTTGACGCGCTCGTCGACGCTGTCGGCTGCCGTCAGGATCAGTACGGGCACGTTCGAATTGCGCGCGCGCAGGCGACGCAGTACTTCGAGGCCGGACATTTTCGGCAGTCCGAGATCGAGGATGACGAGGTCGAAAGTCTGCATCGACAACGCGGTATCCGCTTCGGCTCCCGTCTTCACATGGTCAACGGCGTATGCCGATTGGCGGAGTGATCGGACGAGACCGTCCGCGAGTATGCTGTCGTCTTCGGCAATGAGAATTCGCATGATGCGCCCTGCCCGGCCGGCACCGGGGCGCTCCGGCGCACAGCGTCTCCGAAAAATTTGTTGGTAGTCGGTGTTGTCCGTTTGCACATGTGGACGTCCGCATGTGAATCGGGCTTGCCAAGACTACTGTTTTTTTATACAGTGTCTGCGTTTAGCGTGCTGGTTGGTCGAACCGGGTTTACAACGGCCTGCACACCTGCCTCAGACGCCGTTCATCATAGCAAAGGACGATTCATGGAAGAAAGCAAGAAAGGCTCGGCTGGACTGACTGCGGAAAAGAGCAAGGCACTCGCGGCCGCGCTTGCGCAGATCGAAAAGCAGTTCGGCAAAGGGTCGGTCATGCGGCTCGGCCAGGGTGAGGCAGTCGAAGATATCCAGGTGGTCTCCACGGGATCGCTGGGCCTCGACATCGCGCTGGGCGTTGGCGGTCTGCCGCGTGGCCGTGTGGTGGAAATCTACGGGCCGGAATCGTCGGGTAAAACCACGCTGACGCTGCAGGTCATCGCCGAAATGCAGAAGATCGGCGGCACGGCGGCGTTCATCGACGCGGAACACGCGCTTGATATTCAATACGCGCAAAAGCTCGGTGTGAACGTCAGCGACCTGCTGGTCTCGCAGCCAGACACGGGCGAACAGGCGCTCGAAATCGCGGACGCGCTGGTGCGTTCGGGTTCGATCGACATGATCGTGATCGACTCGGTTGCGGCGCTGGTGCCGAAGGCCGAAATCGAAGGTGAAATGGGCGATTCGCTGCCGGGTCTGCAGGCGCGTCTGATGTCGCAGGCGCTGCGCAAGCTGACGGGCACGATCAAGCGTACGAACTGCCTCGTGATTTTCATCAACCAGATCCGTATGAAGATCGGCGTGATGTTCGGCAACCCGGAAACCACCACGGGTGGTAACGCGCTGAAGTTCTACGCATCGGTGCGTCTCGACATTCGCCGCATCGGTTCGATCAAGAAGAACGACGAAGTGATCGGCAACGAAACGCGCGTGAAGGTCGTGAAGAACAAGGTGTCGCCGCCGTTCCGCGAAGCCATCTTCGACATTCTCTACGGCGAAGGCATCTCGCGTCAGGGCGAAATCATCGACCTCGGCGTGCAGGCCAAGATCGTCGACAAGGCGGGCGCCTGGTACAGCTACAGCGGCGAACGCATTGGCCAAGGCAAGGACAACGCGCGTGAATTCCTGCGCGAGAATCCGGACATTGCACGCGAGATCGAAAACCGTATCCGTGAATCGCTGGGCGTGAATGCCATGCCGGCGGGCGCTGCCGTCAGCGCCGACGAGGAAGTGGGCGAAGAGGAGTAATCGTCGCGTGATACACAAGGGTCGCTCTGCTTCCTCGACTACGGGCGCAGGACGCGGCACGGGCGGCCCGCGTGACGACGATGTATTCGAATCGTCGTCACGCTCATCTTCAAGCCCGTCTGTTTCTCGATCAGCATCGTTTTCAAACGACTCGTCGTCCGACAGCTCATCCGACAGCTTCGATCCATTCGAATCGTTCGATGCTCACGATCGTGCCGCGGGCCTGACTCCCGCTTCGCGTGAACGCCCGGATGCGGATGCCGGTAGCGTAGAAGTCACCTACACGCGCTCGCGTCGCCAGCCAGGCGAAGGCAAACCCGGCAAACCCGCCGATACAGCGACCCGCGCTTCACAACGTCCCGCGCGCTCTCTCAAAGGCCGTGCGCTCGGCTATCTTTCGCGCCGCGAGTACAGTCGCGCGGAGTTGTCGCGCAAGCTCTCGCCGTACGCGGAAGAGGGCGAATCAATCGACGCATTGCTGGACTCGCTCGAAAGCGAAGGCTGGTTGTCGGATTCCCGTTTCGCGGAAAGCCTGCTGAATCGGCGTGCGTCGCGCATGGGCGCGGGCCGCATCGTCAATGAACTCAAGCGTCATTCGGTCGGACAGGAGTTGGTCGAAGAGGTGAGCGCGCAGTTGCGTGGAACCGAACTTGCGCGGGCTCAGGCCGTCTGGCGCAAAAAGTTTGGCACGTTGCCCGAAACGCCCAGCGAGCGCGCAAAGCAGGCGCGCTTTCTTGCCACACGAGGTTTTTCTCAGGGAATCATCGGGAAGATTCTCAAGGGTATCGACGAAGAGTGGTCGTCCGAGTAGGGCAGCGTGCGGCGCGCAAGAAAATGACGCACTGCACGAAACGCCTCGCCGAAACGCCAT
This is a stretch of genomic DNA from Paraburkholderia caribensis. It encodes these proteins:
- a CDS encoding MFS transporter; the protein is MATVSGQISHAPMTKEEKRVIFASSLGTVFEWYDFYLAGSLAAFISKSFFSGVNPTAAFIFTLLGFAAGFAVRPFGALVFGRLGDMVGRKYTFLITIVIMGLSTCVVGFLPGYAAIGMASPVIFIAMRLLQGLALGGEYGGAATYVAEHAPANRRGFYTAWIQTTATLGLFLSLLVILGVRTAMGEDAFGTWGWRIPFVASLVLLGISVWIRMQLHESPAFERIKAEGKTSKAPLSEAFGQWKNLKIVILALIGVTAGQAVVWYTGQFYALFFLTQTLKVDGASANILIAIALLIGTPFFLFFGSLSDRIGRKPIIMAGCLIAALTYFPLFKALTHYANPALEAATQKSPIVVIANPDECSFQFNPVGTSKFTSSCDIAKSALSKAGLNYDNVAAPAGTLAQIKVGDTTIDTYDGRAADAKDAGKAFDKNLGTALKSAGYPPKADPSQLNWPMTVVILTILVIYVTMVYGPIAAMLVEMFPTRIRYTSMSLPYHIGNGWFGGFLPATAFAIVAAKGNIYSGLWYPIIIALATFVIGLLFVRETKDSNIYAQD
- a CDS encoding response regulator, translating into MRILIAEDDSILADGLVRSLRQSAYAVDHVKTGAEADTALSMQTFDLVILDLGLPKMSGLEVLRRLRARNSNVPVLILTAADSVDERVKGLDLGADDYMAKPFALNELEARVRALTRRGAGGGPTVVKHGSLSFDQVGRIAYANEQVIDLSARELGLLEVLLQRIGRLVSKEQLVDHLCEWGEEVSNNAIEVYVHRLRKKIEPSGVRIITVRGLGYCLEKAAPQTPAQQSEPSDAPAAMPASHYFK
- the recA gene encoding recombinase RecA, yielding MEESKKGSAGLTAEKSKALAAALAQIEKQFGKGSVMRLGQGEAVEDIQVVSTGSLGLDIALGVGGLPRGRVVEIYGPESSGKTTLTLQVIAEMQKIGGTAAFIDAEHALDIQYAQKLGVNVSDLLVSQPDTGEQALEIADALVRSGSIDMIVIDSVAALVPKAEIEGEMGDSLPGLQARLMSQALRKLTGTIKRTNCLVIFINQIRMKIGVMFGNPETTTGGNALKFYASVRLDIRRIGSIKKNDEVIGNETRVKVVKNKVSPPFREAIFDILYGEGISRQGEIIDLGVQAKIVDKAGAWYSYSGERIGQGKDNAREFLRENPDIAREIENRIRESLGVNAMPAGAAVSADEEVGEEE
- the recX gene encoding recombination regulator RecX: MIHKGRSASSTTGAGRGTGGPRDDDVFESSSRSSSSPSVSRSASFSNDSSSDSSSDSFDPFESFDAHDRAAGLTPASRERPDADAGSVEVTYTRSRRQPGEGKPGKPADTATRASQRPARSLKGRALGYLSRREYSRAELSRKLSPYAEEGESIDALLDSLESEGWLSDSRFAESLLNRRASRMGAGRIVNELKRHSVGQELVEEVSAQLRGTELARAQAVWRKKFGTLPETPSERAKQARFLATRGFSQGIIGKILKGIDEEWSSE
- a CDS encoding sensor histidine kinase — translated: MSVRAPRATAHAADLDEVRDARYANPFAPPDESEAAAETRPRSLFGEILDWMLAPLLLLWPMSLAVTYLVAKSIANGPFDRALETDAYVLARQIHPVNGIAELTLPDSTRDFLRADNIDSVFYQVLGTRGELVAGDRDMPLPREEDRPQPGIVEFRDDMLRGNDIRVAYTTVEFPQTPGAQPVLVQVAETLDKRSALANDIIKGVILPQFVILPLAILLVWFGLSRGLAPLHALQAHIRARRPDDLSPLEARRAPPEIEPLVTSFNDLLTRLEQNMELQKRFIADAAHQMKTPLAGLRTQAELALRQEASAEVHRSLEQIATSSEHAARLVTQLLALARAENRMSGQIFTPVEIGDVARSAVRDWVQPALAKQMDLGYEGPESPDEAIEVEGNPVMLREMLSNLIDNAIRYTPAGGRITVRVRRDDAARMAHLEVEDTGLGIPAAERERVVERFYRILGREGDGSGLGLAIVREIATMHGGTLSIEDNVYQTSPRLAGTLVRVSLRMMDPVRDLP